One Phaeobacter sp. G2 genomic window carries:
- a CDS encoding ABC transporter permease yields the protein MSSLSILSSPISRERLRRFVPFFVLVVTLIVLFNAAPGLMRWRAINSLMMDNAPMLLLIIGSTLPILIGCLDLSVAAMASLAAVSGALLSPMLGSFAGLAVVAGASLIGALQGYLIGRMQIPSFVMTLGALGIFNGAALALTGANMVGIGSGMWLFDSLAGRNFGISNMFLLVLAVVICLQVMLRFTRMGRNIYAFGSSELAVYVSGIRRDLVRSVAFGISAGCGALAGLMMLSQTQFANATIADGMLLPALVGVVVGGTAISGGVGSVVASLIGGIIAVLLRVGVTISSMPPSSQDIVFGVVILVAVALTTDRQKIGVVK from the coding sequence GTGTCTAGTCTTTCAATACTTTCGTCCCCGATCTCGCGCGAGCGGCTACGCCGGTTCGTTCCCTTTTTCGTCCTGGTGGTCACGCTGATCGTCCTGTTTAACGCGGCGCCCGGGCTGATGCGCTGGCGGGCCATCAACTCTTTGATGATGGATAACGCGCCGATGCTGTTGCTGATTATCGGATCGACACTGCCGATCCTGATCGGGTGTTTGGATTTGTCCGTCGCGGCGATGGCATCGCTGGCGGCAGTCAGCGGCGCACTGCTGTCTCCTATGCTGGGGTCTTTTGCCGGGTTGGCCGTGGTCGCAGGCGCGTCGCTGATTGGCGCCTTGCAAGGGTATCTGATCGGCAGGATGCAAATCCCGTCCTTCGTGATGACCCTTGGCGCCTTGGGTATTTTCAACGGCGCGGCCTTGGCGTTGACCGGGGCCAATATGGTGGGCATCGGTTCCGGCATGTGGCTGTTCGACAGTCTGGCGGGGCGCAATTTCGGGATCTCGAACATGTTCCTTTTGGTGCTGGCCGTGGTGATCTGCCTGCAGGTGATGCTGCGGTTCACCAGGATGGGCCGGAATATCTATGCGTTCGGATCCAGTGAACTGGCTGTGTATGTGTCGGGTATCCGGCGCGATCTGGTGCGCAGCGTGGCCTTTGGTATTTCGGCGGGCTGCGGGGCGCTGGCGGGGCTGATGATGCTGTCGCAGACGCAGTTTGCCAATGCCACGATCGCCGACGGGATGCTGTTGCCCGCGCTTGTGGGCGTGGTGGTTGGCGGCACCGCCATCTCCGGCGGTGTCGGAAGTGTGGTGGCCAGCTTGATCGGAGGCATCATCGCCGTCCTGTTGCGTGTCGGTGTCACGATTTCCAGTATGCCCCCATCCAGCCAGGATATCGTTTTCGGCGTTGTCATCCTGGTCGCGGTTGCCTTGACCACAGACCGTCAAAAAATCGGGGTGGTCAAGTAG